A portion of the Manihot esculenta cultivar AM560-2 chromosome 2, M.esculenta_v8, whole genome shotgun sequence genome contains these proteins:
- the LOC110610102 gene encoding UDP-glycosyltransferase 87A1, whose protein sequence is MEGIKGNQIITGGNRHVVAMPYPGRGHVNPMINLCKLLSFKDPNIVISFVVTEEWRSLLSSYFLPNNIRFETIPNVIPSEHGRAKDFPAFLEAVNTKMTAPFEQLLDRLELPVNAIVADTYLGWVLGVGNKRNIPVASLWTMSATVFSIFHHFDLLVQNGHFPIIFSERKEERVDYIPGVPPTRLLDFPTIFNGAAGQTFPLAQKSTSIVSKAQYLLFTSAYELEPLAINALKLTFPFPVYPLGPMVPYFELKHNSDLATTDQELPHYIEWLNSQPRNSVLYVSMGSFLSVSGTQLDEIVAGVRDSGVRFLWISRGDTSLFKDGCGDMGLVVPWCDQLRVLCHPSIGGFWSHCGWNSSLETAFAGVPVLASPIFWDQTSNSKKIVEDWKIGWRVKQGADGDSLVRREEIAKLVKRFMDGENSEAIEVRKQSKEIQEACLKAISQHGSSDTNLESFLKDISQ, encoded by the exons ATGGAAGGAATCAAAGGGAATCAAATCATCACCGGCGGCAACCGCCATGTGGTGGCGATGCCTTATCCTGGTAGAGGTCATGTAAATCCGATGATCAATCTTTGCAAGCTCCTGTCATTTAAGGATCCTAATATTGTCATTTCGTTTGTGGTCACCGAAGAGTGGCGGAGCCTCCTGAGCTCTTATTTCCTGCCAAATAACATCCGATTTGAAACGATCCCAAATGTAATACCTTCGGAGCATGGCCGTGCTAAGGATTTTCCAGCTTTTTTAGAAGCAGTAAACACAAAGATGACAGCTCCTTTTGAGCAACTTCTTGATCGGCTTGAGTTGCCTGTGAATGCTATCGTAGCTGATACTTACTTGGGTTGGGTGCTCGGAGTTGGGAATAAAAGGAATATTCCGGTAGCTTCTCTTTGGACTATGTCAGCTACTGTGTTTTCTATCTTCCACCATTTCGATCTACTCGTCCAAAATGGTCATTTTCCGATCATATTTTCCG AACGAAAAGAAGAGCGTGTTGACTACATCCCTGGAGTCCCTCCGACACGTCTGTTAGATTTTCCTACAATCTTTAATGGAGCTGCAGGACAAACTTTTCCTCTAGCACAGAAGTCCACTTCAATTGTGTCCAAAGCACAATACCTTTTATTCACTTCTGCTTACGAGCTCGAACCATTAGCAATCAACGCTTTAAAATTGACGTTTCCCTTTCCTGTCTACCCTTTAGGCCCAATGGTACCATATTTTGAACTGAAACACAATTCTGATTTAGCTACTACTGATCAAGAACTCCCACACTACATAGAATGGCTGAATTCTCAACCTAGAAATTCTGTGTTGTATGTCTCTATGGGAAGCTTCCTTTCAGTTTCAGGCACCCAATTGGATGAAATTGTAGCTGGAGTGAGAGATAGTGGTGTTAGGTTCTTGTGGATATCTCGTGGAGATACAAGTCTGTTTAAAGATGGCTGTGGTGATATGGGTTTGGTGGTTCCTTGGTGTGATCAATTGAGAGTTCTGTGTCATCCTTCTATTGGTGGTTTCTGGTCACATTGTGGTTGGAATTCTAGTTTAGAAACTGCTTTTGCAGGAGTTCCAGTGCTAGCTTCTCCTATATTCTGGGATCAAACTTCCAATAGTAAGAAAATTGTAGAAGACTGGAAGATTGGGTGGAGAGTGAAACAAGGGGCTGATGGGGATAGCTTGGTGAGAAGAGAAGAAATTGCAAAACTAGTGAAGCGTTTTATGGATGGAGAAAACAGTGAAGCAATTGAAGTGAGAAAACAATCAAAAGAAATTCAAGAAGCTTGTCTTAAAGCAATTTCTCAACATGGATCATCTGATACTAATCTTGAGTCTTTCTTAAAGGACATTTCACAATGA